The Methylomicrobium agile genome has a segment encoding these proteins:
- a CDS encoding ATP-binding protein, whose translation MNEITQIADLYDCGAIRLRQLSVYNWGSFHGLHTAAIDPDGTLITGDNGAGKSTLVDALMALLQPAGKAAFNVAAAQGDRSDRSLMSYVRGSFGSAHDGSQTRVRSKREGAVVTGLCANYAAEDGAEMALAALFWITHAGGSLGDLKRVYLVARRKLALKELLDAFGDGDPRALKNFLKDDPAITNCDDRFSEYLESYRRLLRMDNPNAPALLARALGLKKIDDLTALIRELVLEPSGVREDARKAVGEFADLVGIHERLLDARRQRDALAELPAIEKDLFRAESELKQLDAELQGLPVWFGEQCAALWAERVERIEDRLRAAKQVLAKLEQEVKDAESNAEQRHADYLQAGGERIEAIKKDLSVAEDKLRDTTRRAADYQQIAGALQLDKTLQEAVFARNRQQAANAIEQIEQEKTQAQDAFAEQAAKFSNAQQQQRDLQEEIRAIEARPDSNIDSKFQQLRDEMAEALGLAREQLVFFGELLDVKDEERAWQGAIERALGGLRTTLAVPEGEYPLVTRWLNQRHTGLHVRAQVVRASNDKATFKTNGYLRKLAWREHPYRDWLKQHLAHFDLDCVASTEALDRTPFSLTQQGLMHLEKGRFEKKDQQRIDDRRAWQLGFSNKNRLDALKQEAKALAEQLGVLDKAAAEARTRLDEVGKRSRQWEKLGEFRWAEIDAPYWQGRTGQLQNDIRQLEQAGGDLAKAKARWDEAKQALQQLQTKQGQQIAEVAGIGKDRQSAAARQEQAQRLAAAGLGDDLRAALRGKTGALQDEQLDDAAKIEERHRRGLEQQRDAARGRKDRAGRSAIGIMTGFRAKWEALTAEWGADLASLSEYLHHLGQLEKDGLPALVEEFQKRLNKHTTQSLAAIRQRIDSEREEIHERIETINRVLARTEFKAGSFLRLGIQNDQYEHVLHFNRLLRQVMEQLTGDDHEARFAVLQQVIEILDKASSSASAYTLESLRLLDPRHQLSFYAEEIGLEDGAIRDVLKSSSGKSGGEKESFAGTIVAASLAYVLTPDGYDRPVYSTVFLDEAFSNTAEAVSRRVLRIFKELHIHVNLITPYKNLNLARESARSLIIAERDGATHESRLCEVTWEEIDRRLQRQAGELDIVLAPET comes from the coding sequence ATGAATGAAATAACGCAAATCGCCGACCTGTACGATTGCGGCGCGATCAGGCTGCGGCAATTGTCGGTCTACAACTGGGGTTCGTTCCACGGCCTGCATACGGCCGCCATCGATCCCGACGGCACTCTGATCACCGGCGACAACGGCGCCGGCAAATCGACCCTGGTCGATGCGCTGATGGCGCTGCTGCAGCCGGCCGGCAAGGCGGCGTTCAACGTGGCCGCCGCGCAGGGCGACCGCAGCGACCGAAGTTTGATGTCGTACGTGCGCGGCAGCTTCGGCAGCGCCCACGACGGCAGCCAGACGCGGGTGCGCAGCAAGCGCGAAGGCGCGGTCGTGACCGGTCTGTGCGCGAATTACGCCGCCGAGGACGGCGCCGAAATGGCGCTCGCGGCGCTGTTCTGGATCACCCATGCCGGCGGCAGCCTTGGGGATCTGAAGCGGGTCTACCTGGTCGCGCGCCGCAAACTGGCGCTGAAAGAATTGCTCGACGCGTTCGGCGACGGCGATCCTCGGGCATTGAAAAACTTTTTGAAGGACGATCCGGCCATCACCAACTGCGACGACCGCTTTTCCGAATACCTGGAAAGCTACCGGCGGCTGCTGCGCATGGATAACCCGAACGCGCCGGCGCTGCTGGCGCGCGCGTTGGGTTTGAAGAAAATCGACGATCTGACCGCGCTGATCCGCGAATTGGTGCTGGAGCCGAGCGGCGTGCGCGAAGATGCGCGCAAGGCGGTCGGCGAGTTTGCCGATCTGGTCGGTATCCACGAGCGTTTGCTCGACGCCCGCCGCCAGCGCGACGCGCTGGCCGAATTGCCGGCGATCGAAAAGGACCTGTTCCGCGCCGAAAGCGAACTCAAACAGCTCGATGCCGAACTGCAGGGCTTGCCGGTCTGGTTCGGCGAACAATGCGCGGCGCTCTGGGCCGAGCGCGTCGAACGGATCGAAGATCGGCTGCGCGCGGCGAAGCAGGTATTGGCCAAACTGGAACAAGAGGTAAAAGACGCCGAAAGCAACGCGGAACAGCGCCACGCCGATTATCTGCAGGCCGGCGGCGAACGAATCGAAGCGATCAAAAAAGACTTATCCGTCGCCGAAGACAAACTGCGCGACACGACCCGCCGCGCCGCCGACTACCAGCAGATCGCCGGCGCCTTGCAGTTGGATAAAACGCTGCAGGAAGCGGTGTTTGCCCGGAATCGGCAACAGGCCGCAAATGCGATCGAACAAATCGAACAGGAAAAAACCCAAGCGCAGGATGCGTTTGCCGAGCAGGCGGCCAAATTCTCCAACGCGCAGCAGCAACAGCGCGACCTGCAGGAAGAAATCCGCGCGATCGAAGCGCGTCCCGACTCGAACATCGACAGCAAGTTTCAACAACTGCGCGACGAAATGGCCGAAGCGCTGGGGCTCGCACGCGAGCAACTGGTGTTTTTCGGCGAATTGCTCGACGTGAAGGACGAAGAGCGCGCCTGGCAAGGCGCGATCGAACGCGCGCTCGGCGGCCTGCGCACGACTTTGGCGGTGCCGGAAGGCGAATATCCGTTGGTCACCCGCTGGCTGAACCAGCGCCACACCGGCCTGCATGTGCGTGCGCAGGTCGTGCGCGCTTCGAACGACAAGGCAACGTTCAAAACCAACGGCTATCTGCGCAAACTGGCTTGGCGCGAGCATCCGTACCGCGACTGGCTGAAGCAGCATCTGGCGCATTTCGACCTCGATTGCGTCGCTTCGACCGAAGCACTCGACCGCACGCCGTTTTCGCTGACCCAACAGGGCCTGATGCACCTCGAAAAAGGCCGCTTCGAGAAAAAGGACCAGCAGCGCATCGACGACCGCCGCGCCTGGCAGCTCGGTTTCTCGAACAAAAACCGCCTGGACGCGTTGAAGCAGGAGGCCAAGGCCCTGGCCGAACAACTGGGCGTTCTCGACAAGGCCGCCGCCGAAGCCCGCACAAGGCTCGATGAAGTCGGCAAACGCAGCCGGCAGTGGGAAAAACTCGGCGAATTCCGCTGGGCCGAAATCGATGCGCCGTATTGGCAGGGAAGAACCGGGCAACTGCAAAACGACATCCGGCAACTGGAGCAGGCCGGCGGCGATCTGGCCAAGGCGAAAGCTCGCTGGGACGAGGCCAAGCAGGCGCTGCAGCAGTTGCAGACAAAGCAAGGGCAACAGATCGCCGAGGTCGCCGGTATCGGTAAAGACCGGCAAAGCGCGGCGGCCCGACAGGAACAGGCGCAACGCTTGGCGGCGGCAGGGCTCGGCGACGATTTGCGCGCGGCGTTGCGCGGCAAAACCGGCGCGCTGCAAGACGAACAATTGGACGATGCGGCCAAAATCGAAGAACGCCATCGTCGCGGCCTCGAACAACAGCGCGATGCGGCACGCGGCCGCAAAGACCGGGCAGGCCGGAGCGCGATCGGCATCATGACCGGTTTTCGCGCCAAATGGGAAGCCTTGACCGCCGAATGGGGCGCGGACCTGGCCAGCCTGTCCGAGTATTTGCACCATCTCGGGCAACTCGAAAAAGACGGCCTGCCGGCCTTGGTCGAAGAATTTCAAAAACGCCTGAACAAGCACACGACGCAATCGCTGGCCGCGATCCGTCAGCGCATCGATTCGGAGCGCGAAGAAATCCACGAACGCATTGAAACGATCAACCGGGTGTTGGCGCGGACCGAATTCAAGGCCGGCAGCTTCCTGCGCCTCGGCATTCAAAACGATCAATACGAGCATGTGCTGCATTTCAATCGGCTGTTGCGGCAGGTCATGGAGCAATTGACCGGCGACGATCACGAGGCGCGGTTCGCGGTGTTGCAACAGGTGATCGAAATTCTCGACAAAGCCAGCAGCTCGGCCAGCGCCTATACGCTCGAAAGCCTGCGCCTGCTCGATCCGCGCCACCAGTTGTCGTTCTATGCGGAAGAAATCGGCCTGGAAGACGGCGCGATCCGCGACGTATTGAAATCGTCGAGCGGCAAATCCGGCGGCGAAAAAGAATCGTTCGCCGGCACGATCGTCGCGGCCAGCCTGGCCTACGTGCTGACGCCGGACGGCTACGACCGTCCGGTCTACAGCACCGTATTCCTCGACGAAGCGTTCTCGAACACCGCCGAGGCGGTCAGCCGCCGGGTGCTGCGCATCTTCAAGGAACTGCACATCCACGTAAACCTGATCACGCCTTATAAAAACCTGAATCTGGCGCGCGAATCGGCGCGTTCCCTGATCATTGCCGAACGCGATGGCGCGACGCACGAAAGCCGGCTTTGCGAGGTGACCTGGGAAGAAATCGACCGACGCCTGCAGCGGCAAGCCGGCGAACTCGACATCGTGCTGGCACCCGAAACATGA
- a CDS encoding DUF3322 domain-containing protein codes for MKPWGLPPAEAVAEIKRREWDHARNLRGRLCGERPFPLRMLLKAPTEDQALADLEHFRQFIAGWKAWRFPEQLEWQRKKFPHLGEHDVPVALQIGSMPELVALLGPEAQVRSRLWEERMLPLLAIDTRLSNALLKHLDVIEDMAADDAVLLAKCLPQLRPGMGQGAFLRALPLEHVDTKFVENYAVLLGDLLDCLYDGTATQPDGLLGWLDCRENPRGWLQVRPLCRQSRERLAGLPLLQLDTQTLRCHPLPASFILVVENVQSGYALPELDDTIAVFGGGGNTAWMDADWLGARQIGYWGDIDSAGLMFLSDARRRQPHVQALMMDEATLLRYRERMVDEESPCRRTPACLTAAELGLFERLRDGFYGRTRLEQERIAPDHALRQLLDWLETGRKRILS; via the coding sequence ATGAAGCCGTGGGGATTGCCGCCCGCGGAAGCCGTTGCCGAGATCAAACGGCGCGAATGGGATCATGCCCGGAATTTGCGCGGACGCCTATGCGGAGAGCGCCCGTTTCCGCTGCGCATGCTGCTTAAGGCGCCGACCGAAGACCAGGCGCTGGCCGATCTCGAACATTTCCGGCAATTCATCGCCGGCTGGAAGGCCTGGCGTTTTCCCGAGCAACTGGAATGGCAACGCAAAAAATTCCCGCACCTCGGCGAACACGACGTGCCGGTGGCCTTGCAAATCGGGTCGATGCCGGAACTGGTCGCGCTGCTCGGTCCGGAAGCCCAAGTTAGAAGCCGGCTCTGGGAAGAGCGCATGCTGCCTCTGCTCGCCATCGATACCCGTTTGTCGAACGCCTTGCTCAAACATCTCGACGTCATCGAAGACATGGCGGCGGACGATGCCGTTCTGCTTGCGAAATGCCTGCCCCAACTGCGGCCGGGAATGGGGCAGGGCGCTTTTTTGCGCGCGCTGCCGCTCGAACATGTGGATACCAAATTCGTCGAGAACTATGCCGTCCTGCTCGGCGACCTGCTGGATTGCCTGTATGACGGTACGGCAACCCAACCGGACGGGCTGCTCGGCTGGCTGGACTGCCGCGAAAATCCCCGCGGCTGGCTGCAAGTGCGGCCGCTTTGTCGACAAAGCCGGGAGCGGCTGGCCGGGCTGCCGCTGTTGCAACTCGATACGCAGACTTTACGATGCCATCCGCTGCCGGCATCCTTCATCCTGGTCGTCGAAAACGTCCAAAGCGGCTATGCGCTGCCCGAACTCGACGACACGATTGCGGTATTCGGCGGGGGCGGCAATACCGCCTGGATGGATGCGGATTGGTTGGGTGCTCGGCAAATCGGCTACTGGGGCGACATCGACAGCGCGGGGCTGATGTTTTTAAGCGATGCGCGCCGTCGCCAGCCGCATGTACAGGCGCTGATGATGGATGAAGCCACCTTGCTGCGGTATCGCGAGCGTATGGTCGACGAGGAGAGCCCTTGCCGGCGGACGCCCGCTTGCCTGACCGCCGCCGAGCTTGGCTTGTTCGAACGGCTGCGCGACGGCTTTTACGGCAGGACGCGCCTGGAGCAGGAACGCATCGCGCCGGACCATGCCTTGCGGCAACTCCTGGACTGGCTGGAGACCGGCAGAAAGCGGATTTTAAGTTAG